A genomic segment from Actinomadura hallensis encodes:
- a CDS encoding DUF397 domain-containing protein: protein MNDLPSVHWCKSSYSGHEGGNCVEVASLWRKSSYSDHQGGNCVEVADLSPMVGVRDSKDPDGPKLTFSASAWSAFTRSVKSNEHDLT from the coding sequence ATGAATGACCTGCCCAGCGTCCACTGGTGCAAGAGCAGCTATAGCGGACACGAGGGTGGCAACTGCGTTGAGGTGGCAAGTCTGTGGCGTAAGAGCAGCTACAGCGACCACCAGGGCGGCAACTGCGTTGAAGTGGCGGACCTCTCCCCCATGGTCGGGGTTCGGGACTCCAAGGACCCCGATGGGCCGAAGCTGACCTTCAGCGCCTCGGCCTGGTCGGCGTTCACTCGCTCGGTCAAGAGCAACGAGCACGACCTGACCTGA
- a CDS encoding helix-turn-helix domain-containing protein, translated as MGENRARVFFGTELRRMREEAKLTGKELADALGCTPQWISTMESGRKVSEQSALDLDTYFRTNGHFHRIWKLINDVELQTTLPPGFTEYAEQETKATSLRAFSGLLINGLFQTEDYAASLMATILGDRVPELVAKRMDRQAILHRDNPPLVWLTIDEAILHRIIGTPAVMRGQLEALLHASERPGTIIEVMPFSAGYHAGLGGDFTILGFSDGSSAAYTESAGIGTLIQKPDMVADFVVRWDSLRGYALSIEESRAAIRTAMERL; from the coding sequence ATGGGCGAGAATCGAGCACGCGTCTTCTTCGGCACGGAACTCCGCCGCATGCGGGAAGAGGCCAAGCTCACGGGAAAGGAACTGGCGGACGCCCTCGGCTGCACACCCCAATGGATCAGCACCATGGAGAGCGGCCGCAAGGTCTCCGAACAGAGCGCACTCGATCTCGACACCTACTTCAGAACGAACGGTCACTTCCATCGCATCTGGAAGTTGATCAACGATGTCGAGCTCCAGACCACGCTGCCTCCTGGATTCACGGAGTATGCCGAGCAGGAAACGAAGGCCACCTCGCTCCGCGCCTTCTCTGGCCTCCTCATCAACGGCCTCTTCCAAACCGAAGACTATGCAGCGTCCCTGATGGCGACAATCCTCGGTGATCGCGTCCCCGAACTAGTCGCGAAGCGAATGGACCGGCAAGCAATCCTTCACCGGGATAACCCTCCCCTGGTGTGGCTCACGATTGACGAAGCGATCTTGCATCGCATAATCGGAACTCCTGCTGTCATGCGAGGACAGCTAGAAGCTCTGCTGCACGCGTCAGAGCGCCCTGGAACAATCATCGAGGTCATGCCCTTCAGCGCGGGTTACCATGCAGGACTCGGGGGAGATTTCACCATCCTCGGCTTCAGCGACGGAAGCAGTGCTGCCTACACCGAGTCGGCTGGGATAGGAACGTTGATCCAGAAACCAGACATGGTTGCGGACTTCGTCGTACGCTGGGATTCACTCAGAGGCTACGCACTCTCCATCGAAGAGTCGCGGGCCGCGATAAGGACAGCGATGGAGCGACTATGA